The following are encoded together in the Kwoniella europaea PYCC6329 chromosome 1, complete sequence genome:
- a CDS encoding inorganic pyrophosphatase, translating to MSGEYQTRIIGAANTLEHRVFLEKEGKVVSPFHDIPLFADESKTVLNMVVEVPRWTNAKMEISKEEAFNPIKQDIKKGKLRYVRNCFPHHGYIWNYGAFPQTWEDPNVKHAETGANGDNDPLDVCEIGEAVGYVGQVKQVKVLGIMALLDEGETDWKVLVVDVNDPLAPRLNDIEDVERHLPGLIRATNEWFRIYKIPDGKPENVFAFSGEAKSKKYAVEIIHECHEAWRKLVHGETAASTDAYNLAIHNTTVKGSKGLISTSDSVYTSLPADSRKPAAPIDPSIDKSFFISSASA from the exons ATGTCAGGAGAATACCAAACTAGAATCATTGGC GCTGCCAACACCCTCG AACACCGAGTTTTCCTTGAGAAAGAGGGCAAGGTCGTCTCCCCTTTCCA TGACATCCCCCTCTTCGCTGATGAGTCCAAGACCGTCCTCAACA TGGTTGTCGAGGTACCCCGATGGACCAACGCCAAGATGGAGATTTCCAAGGAAGAGGCTTTCAACCCTATCAAGCAAG ATATCAAAAAGGGTAAACTCCGATACGTTCGAAACTGTTTCCCTCACCACG GTTACATCTGGAACTACGGTGCCTTCCCTCAAACATGGGAAGACCCCAACGTCAAACACGCCGAAACCGGTGCCAATGGTGATAATGACCCTCTTGACGTCTGTGAGATCGGTGAAGCCGTAGGATATGTCGGTCAAGTCAAACAAGTTAAAGTCCTTGGTATCATGGCTCTTTTGGACGAAGGTGAAACAGATTGGAAGGTCTTGGTCGTCGACGTCAATGACCCATTGGCTCCTCGATTGAACGATATTGAAGATGTCGAGAGACACCTTCCCGGTTTGATCAGAGCTACCAACGAATGGTTCAGAATCTACAAAATCCCTGATGGTAAACCCGAG AACGTCTTCGCCTTCTCCGGTGAAGCCAAATCCAAGAAATACGCCGTCGAGATCATCCACGAATGTCACGAGGCTTGGAGAAAACTGGTTCACGGTGAAACCGCTGCCAGTACCGATGCTTACAACTTGGCCAT TCACAACACCACCGTTAAAGGATCCAAGGGACTTATCTCTACCTCTGATAGCGTCTACACTTCTCTTCCTGCTGATTCTAGAAAACCTGCTGCTCCTATCGATCCTTCCA TCGACAAGAgtttcttcatctcttctgcttctgcctGA